In a genomic window of Phycodurus eques isolate BA_2022a chromosome 2, UOR_Pequ_1.1, whole genome shotgun sequence:
- the ccne1 gene encoding G1/S-specific cyclin-E1 has translation MPGSREETERDAERVAPEAANVKSTRPRKRKADVAIYLHDVDQDAAYTTKKKKQQRGCEASWQSEEDGACASPQQRTPTLEHDEKRQQHVTLINAGFPHYNFANVFATPVHCAPLPTLCWACKDVVWNNMLAKDKTYTRNVNMMDKHPHLQPKMRAILLDWLMEVSEVYKLHRETYHLAQDYFDRFMATQTNVFKSTLQLIGISCLFIAAKFEEMYPPKVHEFAYVTDEACTEDEILSMEIIIVKELKWSLSPQTPVSWLNVYMQVAYLKESDQPLIPKYPQATFVHIAELLDVCMLDMRCLEFSNGVLAASALFHFSSLELVENVSALKRAELEECVRWMVPFAVALRESGGSPTKTFAGVAAEDMHNIQTHAPYLTWMEKASSYQDSDLERHRECQVPYGILTPPLSSEKTDDDRDAAAAAPQMRPRMHAAEWTLTL, from the exons ATGCCGGGCAGTCG GGAAGAAACGGAACGAGACGCCGAGCGTGTTGCCCCCGAGGCGGCCAACGTGAAGTCGACGAGGCCGAGGAAGAGGAAGGCAGATGTTGCCATT TATTTACATGATGTGGACCAGGACGCGGCATACAcgaccaagaagaagaagcagcagcgaGGATGTGAG GCGTCGTGGCAGTCTGAGGAGGACGGCGCGTGCGCGAGTCCCCAACAGCGGACGCCCACGCTGGAGCACGACGAGAAGCGTCAGCAGCACGTCACGTTGATCAACGCCGGCTTCCCGCACTACAACTTCGCAAACGTCTTTGCTACACCCGTGCACTGTGCACCTCTGCCTACGCTATG TTGGGCGTGTAAGGACGTGGTGTGGAACAACATGCTTGCCAAGGACAAGACGTACACGCGCAACGTCAACATGATGGACAAACATCCTCACCTTCAGCCCAAGATGAGAGCCATTCTTCTCGACTGGCTCATGGAG GTGAGCGAAGTATACAAGCTGCACCGCGAGACGTACCACCTGGCTCAGGACTACTTTGACCGCTTCATGGCCACGCAGACTAACGTCTTCAAGTCCACGCTGCAGCTCATCGGCATCAGCTGCCTCTTCATCGCAGCCAAATTCGAG GAGATGTACCCTCCCAAAGTGCACGAGTTTGCCTACGTGACGGACGAAGCCTGCACCGAGGACGAGATCCTCAGCATGGAGATCATAATCGTGAAG GAGCTGAAGTGGAGTTTGAGCCCGCAGACGCCCGTGTCCTGGCTCAACGTCTACATGCAGGTGGCCTACCTCAAGGAGTCGGACCAGCCGCTCATCCCCAAATACCCTCAGGCCACCTTTGTTCACATTGCAGAG CTTCTGGACGTGTGCATGCTTGACATGCGCTGCCTGGAGTTCTCCAACGGCGTCCTGGCCGCCTCGGCCCTCTTCCACTTCTCGTCTCTGGAGTTGGTAGAGAACGTGTCGG CGTTGAAGCGGGCGGAGCTGGAGGAGTGCGTGCGGTGGATGGTGCCGTTCGCCGTGGCGCTGCGGGAGTCGGGCGGCTCGCCCACAAAGACGTTTGCGGGAGTGGCCGCGGAGGACATGCATAACATACAGACGCACGCCCCCTACCTGACGTGGATG GAGAAGGCGTCGTCCTACCAGGACTCGGACCTGGAGCGTCACCGCGAGTGCCAGGTGCCGTACGGCATCCTCACGCCGCCTCTGAGCAGCGAGAAGACCGACGACGACCGGGACGCGGCAGCAGCCGCGCCGCAAATGCGACCCAGGATGCACGCGGCCGAATGGACGCTAACCCTGTAg
- the zgc:162297 gene encoding uncharacterized protein F13E9.13, mitochondrial, protein MKWLDLFGHLKCVVIGMIHVQALPGSPLGCMEMSRIIEEACREASVYRDAGLVSRSTLTEPCGAPQESTHSTLLAFILATIYSDCPSIPIGVQNQQALAVTLASGGDFIRAEGFVLSHVADEDLVHAYARELLRYRKSVGAEDVLVFTDIKKKHSSHALTSDVSAAETARAAEFFLSDGLILTGTSTGAQTGRAQTGSLARLSPAVIVR, encoded by the exons atgAAGTGGTTGGACCTCTTCGGACATCTAAAATGTGTCGTAATTGGAATGATCCACGTTCAAGCTTTGCCAG GCTCTCCACTCGGATGCATGGAAATGTCCCGAATCATCGAAGAGGCCTGCAGGGAGGCGAGCGTATACCGCGATGCAGGCCTGGTAAGCAGGAGCACATTGACCGAGCCATGCGGGGCACCCCAAGAGTCCACTCATAGTACACTTCT GGCATTCATACTTGCCACCATTTACAGTGATTGTCCGTCCATCCCCATCGGCGTCCAGAACCAGCAGGCGCTCGCTGTCACTCTCGCATCAG GCGGCGACTTCATCCGTGCGGAGGGCTTCGTGCTTTCCCACGTAGCCGACGAGGATTTGGTCCACGCTTACGCCAGAGAACTTCTAAGGTACCGCAAGAGCGTCGGAGCGGAGGACGTCCTCGTTTTCACGGACATCAAGAAGAAACACAG TTCTCACGCTCTGACGTCTGATGTGAGCGCGGCGGAGACGGCTCGGGCCGCTGAGTTCTTCCTCTCGGACGGACTCATCCTCACCGGAACGTCCACGGGAGCCCAGACAGGCCGAGCCCAGACAG GCTCGTTGGCCAGGCTCTCACCCGCCGTCATTGTGcgctga